Below is a window of Scyliorhinus torazame isolate Kashiwa2021f chromosome 21, sScyTor2.1, whole genome shotgun sequence DNA.
gccggtgcagacatgggtgagccaaatggcctccttctgcaccataacaattccgaGATTCTCTGTTGCTAATATGGTGTACAGGACCTAAAAGAACATTTAGGGAGGTTAATGAAATCAAGAGCCCATTTAACCCCAACAGGGATTGCATCAAATTAATCACAGAGTTAAACAGCATAAATTGTAAACAAACTGTACTTATTGGTTCAACATCTCAAAAGACACAAGGTAAAAGTCACAGAGTCATCATGgcacatttggcccattgagtccatatGGACTAAAAACAAATTCCTAATATAGTTTTGCCTTAATGCTGATTCCACAGCCTAGTAATGTGGCTAAACTACTTCTATCCAGAGTTAATACTTCCTCTCGATATTGTACAGAGCAATgctgtttttttaaataatctttattgtcacaagtaggcttatattaacactgcaatgaagttattgtgaaaagccccagtcgccacatcccagcacctgctcgggtacacggagggagaattcagaatgtccaaattacctaacagcacgtctttcaggacttgtgggaggaaaccggagcacccggaggaaacccacgcagacacggggagaacgtgcagactccgcactgacagtgacccaagccgggaatcgaacctgggactttggagctgtgaagcaacagtgctacccactgtgccaccgtgctgttgaAAGTTGCATATAGACTGGTTTGAGATGGCTGAAGGGTTGCGTCCACACAAGGGGTGAAACAACTTACTTCAACTAGATGGTGCTATTGGCCGCTTCGCAAATAAGTGACACTTGTACAGATTCATACCAGGCAATTTTCACTTGCTTAATTCACAAGAAATGTTCCGAGGGAAGAAAAAATTCAATCTGCTTCAAGCCAAAGTGCTTGTGTCTCGCTGTATTGTACTGACCCTGAGTGAGCAGGAAGTATGGCATCAGGGACCGCTTGAGCGACGGTTGTCGGAACTGTAGCCTGTCTGGGATCTCGCCCAACAGCAACTCCACCACAATAAGTAACTTATGAACCTGGCAATGAAATACACATTCCTCATAAAATTAGTTTTGTCAACGCATCTATAGAGCCATCAATGTATTGAAGAGGAATAACATTTACGGGAGAAAATATCATCTTTAAAAATTACCCCACTAAGCTATAATTCTTTTGAAACAAAGCAGTAAGTTTTTAACTCACCGTTTGCTTAAAACCGACTGCGGTGTGCTGTGGTGCCTTTCGCAGAGCATTAGTCAGGGTTCTCCGTGCTTCGGAGTATTCTAACTGAATTGCTTTAATACGACCTGAAAGCAAcaaagagttttttttttaataacacaAAAACCTATTTGGATATACCAATAATATCCCACCAGCATCTATAAAGTGTGCAGTTACAGAAAGAAATTCAACTCAGCTAATGAATTATTCACGAACTGACATTTTGCTGGAACTGTTAAACATCTTTGTCACAGCCATTTGGAAGCAAGCCGTATACAGTATAATGCACTACAGAACTACAGGAGTATTCACCAGCTATCTAGAGTGAAGGGAGATCTGTCAACGTGAAAGGTAATTACTGGTAACACTTCAAAAACTATGATTCACGCACAAAAAGGGAAAAGGCTTTGTCGTGACCGGGGAATAACTGAACGGGCATTTTAGAAAGCACAATATCTCACAAATGTCTTTATATTGCTTTCACTCCCAAGGGATTCTATTAGCCgtgactcagttggtagcactctcgcctctgagtcagaagattgggggttcaagtcccacttcaaagACCTGGAGCACAAAAATcagtgccgtaccgagggagtgccacacagccagaggtgCTGACTTTCAAATGAAAGGTTAAACTAGTGTTGACCAAAGAACCAATGGCATTCTTTCAAAGAACAGCAtaggtcctggccaatatttatccctcaatcaacataatTGTAAAAAGAGATCTGATAATGATCACATAAAttcgctgccacatttcctacattacaatagtgactacacttcaaatacaccattggctgtaaaatgctttaggGTATCCTGAAGTTGTCAATGGTACTATATAAATACAAACTTCCTTTTATAAGTGCACAACTGTTTTACTTCACATTGCAGGATTGGACTGAGCCTCACCAGTGTAATACAGATATCTTGCCCACTCGTTGTTATTAGCCTGTTCTGGGAAAATGGATTTGGAGACTAGCTTTTCTGCCTGATCGTACAGGTTATACTGTAGGTAGTTTCTCAATAACAGGTTCAGCAGAGTGGCCTGTCCGTCAGCATCGTGGCGAAGGGTGGCTGTCCTCAAACGTGCATGCAAGAAACTTAGAAATAACAGATTAGTTACACAGGGATATAAAATTACACTCTGGCCAAAATAAAGATACTCACCACTCTGGTCTATTACAGTACTGTACATAAAACCATctgtaaaaatatatatattttgtggGCATGATCACTGTCACGGTaaacatttattgccaatccctaattgctgcTTACCACTACCTTCCAAGGACAGTTAGGAATGACCCACGtccaacaaatatatatatatttttttaaagcccCGATACCTTGCTTGACAtcaccaccctccccacctcctccttcaAGGATACCCAAGCCAAGGAAAGGATGCAGCTTGATTCACGAGAACAATATCATGGGTGACCGGATACAGTTACTGAATAACCAGTTTGGATTCGCTGGAACAGGAAGCGTTGAAGGAGCTCGAGATGTGTAAGATTGCAAAAGGGGATTGAGAGCATAAAGAGCCAAAAAGATTATTCCCCTGGTCTGTGAATTGACGGCATGTGGATATGGGTTTAGAACTAACACCAGAAGCATAAGTAAGGATGGAAAGTCAGAAGAATTTTAATCTCACAAAAGGTTATTGGACCATGAAATAGTGGCTgctgaaggctttttaaaaaaaactgaaaGCAAATTGATCGTTTAATTAAACATGAAATTCTGCAACACATCAAGGTCAGAATCTGTAGCAATACCATCAAATTCTAGAGCACGTCTGCCAGCATTTGGGAGCGTTTTAgtcttaataaatattttttaggGAACAGCATATCCTTCATCTTCAGCCTCCACCGTATAACTAACTCCTTTGCCACTAATTCATCCCTCACCCCATTTCAACTGAAACATTTCTTAGTGTTCAGTTTGGCCGCAAGCTGAGTTTTAAACCTCAAAGCCTATCCATCACAGTGCCTATTTACTCACACATCTACAACATATTACAACAGGCAATTTCGTTTGGAAAACAAGGGGGGAAAAGTGGCAGAATAAATATACTGGCCCCAGAACAATTAACACAGAGGttctgtgggcggcatggtagcacagttgttagcactgttgcttcaccgcgccagggtcccaggttcgattcgcggcttgggtcactgtctgtgcggagtctgcacgttctccctgtatctgcgtgggtttcctccgggtactccagacgtgcttgttgggtgaattggacattctgaattctccctcagtgtactcgaacaggcgccggaatgtggcaactagggacgtttcacagtaacttcattgcagtgttaatgtaagcatacttgtgacaataacgattattcttatttttaaaaaaaatttagagtatccaattcattttttccaattaaggagcaatttaacctggccaatccacctaccctgcacatctgtgggttgtgggggcgaaacccacgcaaacacggggagaatgtgcaaactccacacggacagtgacccagagccgggatcgaacctgggacctcggcgccgtgatgcagcagtgctaaccactgcgccaccgtgctgccctattattctTCTGATTAAAAGGAACAGAGAATCATAACGATATTAGCTAACTCTGATGTGGAACCAGCACACACAATAAGATTAagttgccatcgtcccagatgatcataagctgccttcccctttgagggggagagctgactgctggtggtttaacctgaggatcaccacacctcaggcgaggggcaaggttgagaaggtggggccttcatgaataatctcagccggtacgggaattgaacccatgctgctggtcttgttctgcatcacgaaccagctgttcagCTCAAACAATATTTCCATGATTCTATGTACCTTCTTGTACTTTGAGCAGGTAGCAACCAGGAATGGGCAGTGTCTAAACATTTCTTCCTTGTTGATGACCTGAACTCCAGTTGTGGCATTCCCACTACGAAATCGGCAAACACAACACCGGAATTAAACCTGACATGTTCCTGACACTATGCCTTAGTAACTATCATCTGGGATAGAATGTGGTAAAATTTGCTGGAGTATTAAGATGTATCAATCTCCCAATATACCAATTTCCTCATTTTCAACTAGTTatttggtaatacagaacttgtgtattgctgaaaaatgacatgttgtcgaagcttttcgacttgcattcatcaggacaatttgcaataccaaatgtaaagagaacaacaatttatTCCTCATAAGAAGAGTGCTGTTTGGTTGATAAGtgggctctgattggtagaggtgttgccacggGTAATGCACCACTTAACTGTCAAACTTTGTCTAAGTTCAAACCAGGCCTTGTCCTTCATTTTCATTATCATATACTGAACTGCAATTTTAACATATCTTTATTGCTGCGTGCAAAGGTCTAAAGTGAAATAACATTCTCACCTTCTGACTGCATCGAGTTTATTTAGGAATTCATAAACACGAGCGTGGTAATAATAGCACTTAGCTGCAACCAAGTCTAGAGCACGGCGATTCTGAGCAGCGATCTTTTGCATCAGATCATCTGAGCATTTCTGTGCCTGCATCAGAAAATAAAAGGCAAGGCCATTAGAATTGGAGGTTCTTTAGTGCCAACTTCCACTCTATTTTGAAGGTGCTAAATCCCACTGGAGAGCCTTCCAGTGTCACTTGCAAGTCAGTATTCTTTAAATGCAAGAGTAAATCTTCAGCAGTGACAATCTTCTGGAGGTGTCACAGCTAAAACTGAACTGAAATCACTGcactcttctaattctggccttgTGAAGCATCCTTGCGTTTCACTGGTGCACAATTGATGGGCATGCCTTTAGttgcctaagctctggaattcccttcctaaacctctccacccctctctcctaAATATTGCCCCTCTAATGAAACCTTGGGTCTTGTTCCAATAATTTTTTTAATCCAGCTCTGTGTCAGAAAGCACTCCTGTGAGGCCACTTGGGATGTTCTTACTGCATTGAAGTTGCCATATAAATGCCAATTATTTTCACGTGAATCTGCTCATGTTTTTCAGCAGAGAGCAATGGACAATATTTCATGGCAGTGGGAAAGCCCTGCCCTGCCAGGGGGCAGTGAGGTGAAACGTGGTGTGGAAATTGCCACATTTAACGAAACAAAGACTTTGAATCTAACCAAGGGCTCTCTGATCGAACATCTATGGTTTAATGCCAAACCAAACAGTGCCTCTATCCATCAGGCCTTTATGAAATCTGGATTTAAATAAAACATTTCTTCAAAGGATAATGCCGGTGGCTTGGTCAGCACCTTTTATTACCAGGCTCTACCTGGTCAGgtgggaattaaaaaaaaaaaaatcacactgcGCTATTAAAGAGCAGGAAGGTTCTCCTGGTGGCCTGGCTAGTATCAACCATTGCAAATgacagctgtggctcagttggcagcacaTTCAAATTTGAGTCATAAGGTTCTAGGTTCAAGCCCCACTCAAGAGCTTGAGTCAAGACTAACACTCctattgcagtactgagggagcactgtcattcagatgagatgttaaactgaggctcggTTTTCCTGGTCAGATTgagataaaagatcccatggcactattttgaagatcaGGGGTGTGctccctggtgttctggccaatatttatcccgcaatcaacatcacaaaaaataaGTTTATCTGGCAATTCCTTCAGGTTTATGGGAGTTTGCTGAGAGCATATTGGCTGCTCTGCTCCGACATTACAAGAGATGACGCTGCAAAAACTACTTCATTGGCAGTCAGGTGCTTTGAGACGTCAGGCGGTCATGAAATGAAGTCTTCCcatagaccgtaagacataggagcaagtctgctccaccatttaatgaggtcatggctgatttgatatgataattctcaactccactgtccCGCCTTAAAGCCACAACTCTCAATTctcttgctgattaaaaatctgtccatttcagccttgaacatacttaacgactcaGCCTTTACAGCCCTCCgcagtaacgaattccacagattcaccaccctctgagaagaaactcctcctcatctgtcttaaaggtGACCCTTTACTCTGGGAttttgccctctggtcctagactctcccacaaggggaaacagcctctcagcatctaccctgctaagcctcctgagaatcctgtatgtctcaataagatcgcctcttattcttgagtacaggtccaacctacttcacctctcctcataagaaaattcctccacacccgggaaacttctagtgaaccttctctcaactgcctccaatgccagtatatctttcctcaggTAAGAGGATCAAAACTGTTCACTTGTTTCAATGATTTTCTTCTTATAAATCACATTGTTTGATCATCTATTGCATTAATTACTTGGTATACAAACCAGCCGCCACATTTCCCTACAAaacagtaactgcacttcaaaTGCAATGTATTGCTTGTTAAGGAATTTGGATGCTAAAGGCGCTGTATAATTTTTTTCTTCAACTGCTACAAAAGTTATAAAGTTACAAAACTAATTCTGAAGCAATTTACAAATTAGTGGGACTCATGTCACTGCTCTTCTGAGGATTTTGCAGCGTAAACGTTTCTACTGGATGACTATCTTTGAAGCTGAAGCTCACTCACCTCAGTGTAGCGTTTGTTGTTTGTCAAGTAAATAACTAGTAAAAGGTGAAGGTAGGCCTCTGCCTCGGGTAAAAGAGGTACCGTGGCTGCCTTCCCCGTTCGAGGGCGAAACTGCACATCTCCCTCTGTGTCCATTGGCTAAAAAAGAATGATAGCTGTCACATAATACATTATGCAGTCTTCAGTGCAGTTATTTTAAAGTGATCATTTCAAATATACTGGCTACGCAGGCCTCCTGAATCTCTGCTGGTGCTTTTCTGTAGCATACCCTATCGGGTGAACCCAACAACAATTACACTCTACTGTGTCATAGGaacgtaggaattaggagcagaagtcggcaattcagccctttgagcctctcctccattcaatcagttcatggctgatctcttcctggtctcaaaaccacctcccacctgttgcccttatcccctttaacccgttttttaatcAAACATATATCtataaaatatatctatctcttgaaACCACTTAATGACTCAGATgccacactatggggcagcaagttccacaagttCACCATCTTCTGCGAGatatagttcctcctcatctcagttctaaatctaccgcctctcaacctatatatgTGACCTCTCATTTCCCCACAAggtggaacatttggtctatgtttactttatcaatcccatttagtattttatacacctcgatcagatcctctctcatccctctaaactccgcgagtataaacccaaactgtttaatttctcctcatctgtcaactctttcatccctggaatcaatctggtgaacctcttctcaacagcctccaatgccaccacatccttcctcaaataaggagaccaaaactgcacacagtactccagatgtggtctcaccaacgccctaaacaattgcaacacttctctacttttatcctTCAGTCCATTTGGGTAGCACAGTAGttcgcaatgttgcttcacagcgccagggtcccaggtttgattcccggctctggtcactgtctgtgcggagtttgcatgttctccccgtgtctgcgtgggtttcctccgggtgctccagtttcctcccacaagtcctgaaaaacgtgctgtcaggtgaattgggcacactgaattctccctctgtgtacccgaacaggcgccagaatgtggcgactaggggcttttcacggtaacttcattgcagtgttaatgtaagcctacgtgtgacaataaagattattataaacgccaacattccatttgcctttttaattacatgctgtacctgcataccgactgtctgtgattcatgaacaaagacagccagatccttctgcccagatgcatcttgaatctgcttttcattttagataataatttgcctttctattttttgatgccaaaatggataaccattTTGGCataatctacattaaactccatctgataaatgttggcccaatctcccagtctatctatatcctgtgtaaaatctttatctcctcttcactaccTGCTttgccacctattttagtatcatccgcaattttgctattacactctgtccctgcttgtagatcatttatataaattataaacagttgaggtctgaggactgaaccctgtggcacccgctagttacagttcgccagccagagaaagacccattgatcctgaccctctgctttctgtcagtcagccaatcctcaatccaatctagtactctgccCCCAATTCCCTgtaatctcaccttctggatcagtcttttgtgcggcaccttctcaagtccaaatataccacatccacaggttcccccattatccactttgcaggTTACGTCCTCAAAAACTTCAAGCAAGTTTGCCAAGCATGACTTAACCCTCATAATACCatactgacaatggtggattgagctttggctttccaaatgttcagtcaactCCTCCTTAAAGATTGATTTCAGCAACTTCCCCACTACAGAGTCAACCACTCTATCGTTCCCTACAttttgtctctctccctttttgaataggagtGTCAATTAGTgtgtttccaatccgccgggacccttccagaatccatgggagttctgaaatatcataaccaatgcatccattatctctgctgccacctcccttaataccccAGGGTGCAGGTCGTCAGGTCACAAAGACTTATTTGCCCTTAATCCCACCAGTTTATTCAATATTGTCTCcccagtgatggttattgcaccaagttcctctgcattaactgtagtttggGGAAAatttttattatcttctaccgtgaagacagaagcaaaatattggttcagtgcctcctccTTCTgttttccccattattacctcaccagtatcattcTCTAAAGGGCCagtatttactttagctattctcttcctctttatatacttatagaagcttttggtacaGTATCTATGTGTTCTGCcagtttcctttcatagttcatcttagctcttagTGTCAGAATGTGAACACCAACCTTCCAGATAGAATGCGAGGCAACATTTCACCTGCACTGTCTCACAAAGACCTGATTGTATAAATTATTGAAATATTACTAAATAAGACCATGTAGATTTGATCCAATAGTTTTGCTATCCAATGTGTTAACTGGTCAGATATCTAAAAAATGCAATCCTAAATTAATCGCATTTATATCAATTTCAGACCACTGATCTCAATTGTAAATTCAGCAGTTAATGTTGAAATTACACAGCATAATTGAACTGTCTTTGTAAACCTTTATTACATCAATTCATCCGACTCGTCAGTTTAATACTTTCGATCTTGATATCAATAACTCTAAAGTCAATAAGCAATTgttaatttgtgactttgataatcaGTAAAATTCATTCACTCATTCTGTGAAGATCCTGACACGTGGTTATTGCTGCAAATGTTAATATAATCCAAATCGGCTGATGCAAGACAGTTTCGCACATCAAACTGAGGGTTCATTGCTCGGCACAGACTAAATGGCAAACCCAGATGAACCTTGAGAAGGAATTCAGGTGAATGAGTTAAGGTTCCCATTTTGGACATCACGGGAATCAAGGGTATGGCGATAGGGATGGAGTGAAAGCAGAGTTCTGGTAGAAGATCAACCTTGAATGGCAGAACATGTCCCAGGGGCAGAATGGCCAACTTTTGCTCCTGACTCGTCTGGCGCCTTTGGTGAATTCCTTGATTAACTGAGTACTCACCTCCGATTCACACATTCGCAATCAGTAAAAGCAACTACATTTTAGCACTCAACACTCACCTCCTCAAGGAAAGCCAGCAGGAAATCCCGCATTGAAGTATTTGACACAAAGAAGCCATTGATGGCCTTGTAAAGGACGGTGGGGTTCAATCTGCGACAGGTCGGAGGAAGAGCTCGCAGAGCCCGCAGGACAAACCGTGGCTCTTTGATTGATACAGCTTTCTCAATCTGCTTCACGTGTTCTTTGATATCTGGGGAAAAAAAATAAGTGTTCAAAGATGATCTGTTTTGGACTACCTGGAATTGCGACAGTCTCCTTGTGGATTCCCACCATCTAGATCCAGAGCCCCAGTGACATCAACCACCACGCTTGGCTGCAACTTACAAAGTTCCACTCTCTGTACATTTCAACTGGGGGGGTGGtgaattttaaaaagaaatcaaatttacttctaacattttcccacATCACGCTATGTTGATAACATCCCTATTGTTATAAAACAACGTATCAGCACCATGAGCCATTCCACGGGcatctcgcacactgcacaggtctGCCAGACACTGCAGAAAACTAATTTCCTTCCTGCCTCCACTCCTGCGGAATGGGCTCCTTGTTAGGGTATATTCCACCTGTCCACACAGACAGATTACATGGATCAAAATTCACTTCGATGGAATCACTCTGATGGTACCCATTTCTAGGGCAAGTTCTTGCAATTGTTATTGCAAGCTTAGGAATGAAAAATATCACGTGTGGTCATTTTGGAGGCATGTTATTAGCTGGCCATCTGAAGGGTCCCTGAATGCAATCCTTTAGAAGAACAGCAGTAAACACCTCTGTCAAATCAAGTAACAAGGACGGGGATTAATTACTATGAGATGAATATTTGAATTCCAAAACACTTGAAATGATTACGAACAAGGCTTGAAGTTAAATAATTTTCTAGAAATCACAGGAGGTTCAAAGAACCTGTCCTGAGCTTTCACTGCCATTTAAGCATAAACTGAATTAAAAATTCTCACCCTCAAATACAAATCTCTTTGTGGCCTTAACCTCACCCAGCAAACTCCAAGAGCTCTCCTAGTCCTACAGCCAGCCCTACACTTCTCTTTCCTCTTATTCTGA
It encodes the following:
- the psmd3 gene encoding 26S proteasome non-ATPase regulatory subunit 3, which translates into the protein MKDTTGKHKPKEPAPDKAKLAAGPPAPDVEMKDVSAEPQCEQPESGEKSQKELDLITLEDIKEHVKQIEKAVSIKEPRFVLRALRALPPTCRRLNPTVLYKAINGFFVSNTSMRDFLLAFLEEPMDTEGDVQFRPRTGKAATVPLLPEAEAYLHLLLVIYLTNNKRYTEAQKCSDDLMQKIAAQNRRALDLVAAKCYYYHARVYEFLNKLDAVRSFLHARLRTATLRHDADGQATLLNLLLRNYLQYNLYDQAEKLVSKSIFPEQANNNEWARYLYYTGRIKAIQLEYSEARRTLTNALRKAPQHTAVGFKQTVHKLLIVVELLLGEIPDRLQFRQPSLKRSLMPYFLLTQAVRTGNLAKFNQVLEQFGEKFQTDGTYTLIIRLRHNVIKTGVRMISLSYSRISLTDIAQKLQLDSPEDAEFIVAKAIRDGVIEASINHERGYVQSKETIDIYGTREPQLAFHQRISFCLDIHNMSVKAMRFPPKSYNKDLESAEERREREQQDLEFAKEMAEDDDDGFP